The Allocoprobacillus halotolerans nucleotide sequence GCTTCTCTCTATCATCTTTATGACTAGTAATTTCTTGTCTACTTTCTCTGCCAACAGTGTTATATGCCCTATATGCATCATCAATATCATATTCAATACATTTATTGATTTCATTGTCCTTACTCTTATATTTTCAAAACCATACTGATTCTTTTTGAATCTGAATTTCTCCTCGATTCGCCACCTTGACATATATGCCCTCACTATCTTATGCACATCTCTTTTATTCCTGATCTCTCTATTCGTTAAAAGCATCATCGGTTTTTCTTCACTTAATCCATACACAATGACTAGATTTAATATCCTTCCCTTTTGTGATGGCAGTTCCACTCTCGTATGTGATACATAGACTTCACTATCTTCCTTAGAAAAATACATGTTCATCTTAATCTTGCCTTTTCTTCTTTTGGCGATTTCTCCTACTTTCTTTGGCTTCCCTTTAAACAATAATGTTCTATTTTCTTTGAGTCTGATGATGAAATCATCTGCATTATGATTTTCATCTATGAAGTAATCATAAAATACATTGGCATCATATCCTCTGTCACATACAAATGTACATCTTTCAGGAATGAGAGATTTGACATATTTTATGCTCTTTATTGTTTCATCGTTCATTGACCTGAATCCTTCACTTTCAGTTGAATAGATATGGCTATACAAAGATATTGGATGATGTTGATCCTGTGTGAGGGCAGTTGCCTCACATACATGGTATCCAGGATAAATGTCATCCTTAAGTGAGGAAGCATCCCTGACCATACAAAGATCTTCAAATTTTCTTCCATATTTTTTGATGATTTCACTGTTATCAAGTAAAATGATCCTGTCTTCGCTAAGATGCTTGATAACCATATCATTATAATTGGATTTCATTTGGTTCATTGCTTCATCATCAAATTGAGCCAAATGATTGGATAATCTGTCAATTGTATAATTGAGCTTGATATTTTCATCAAGAGCTCTGGCAATATCGCTAAGTAGAACACTTTGACTTCTTGCAAGACCAAACATCATATCCATGACAAACTTGGCAGCAGGTTTATCAAGACTGTCTGATAATTTATTAGAAAAATTGACAATTTCTCTTTTCGTTTCATATAGATCTGTGGTAAAATAACTCATGGAAAATCCCTCCTAAATTTTGTTTATTGATCTAAAATTATTATAACATTTTAGAGGCTGATTTTCCTTATAAATAAAGCAAAACAGGCAATTTGTGAATAACTTTTTACCTGTTTTTTATTTTTTTACCGAAACTCAAAAATTTACCATCTTTTCTTATTCAATAAACTTTCTTCTTCAAAAGAAAAATCTCTCTTTAAAGAGAGATCATGAAAAAACATTTTTCAAACGATTATATAAAAGTGGTACAACAATCATACAAAGAATCAATGTAGGTCCAACATAAATCGCATTATATCCTAGTGAATAAACAACTGGATTCATCCCTTCAGGTGCATAGCTGGCAAATAAAAAAGCGCCTGAAGCAAAATGTGATAAATATTTTAAAAACATTGCCAAAAGAACACCCCAACAAATAGAAATATTTCCTATCTTCTGTGTTTTGATTAATGGTGTTAAACCACAAACAGCTAATGGTAAGACATAATCTAATAACACTGACCATGGTCCATAATAGTGTGCTAATCCTAAAATAAATTGTAAAAGTGCGACACCTACTCCACAAATCACACCATAACCTGCGCCCATCAAATAACCACATAACATAATCGCAATCACATCAACCGAAATTGTTCCACCCTGTGGTAATGATGGAATGATTTCATTGACATAACTTAAAACAAGTGTAATTGCCATAAACATGGCTAACATACACATGTTTCGAATTGAGTAGTCTACTCTAAAAATCTTTTTCATCTTTTTCTCCCCTTTCTTATAAGCCAACAAATAAAAAAGACTTTTTTAGCCACGTAAAAAAGTCAAACTCTCATTATTTGCACTCTCTACGCTGGCATTACCCAGTTCAGATCATAAGGGATAAGGTTTCAACCTTTCTCAGCAAAATGCACCCCTGGCTCATATTCATTATATTCTTTTTTAGAAAAAATACAAATATTTTTTACAAAACATTTTTTCCTAGTTTTTTTACA carries:
- a CDS encoding energy-coupled thiamine transporter ThiT → MKKIFRVDYSIRNMCMLAMFMAITLVLSYVNEIIPSLPQGGTISVDVIAIMLCGYLMGAGYGVICGVGVALLQFILGLAHYYGPWSVLLDYVLPLAVCGLTPLIKTQKIGNISICWGVLLAMFLKYLSHFASGAFLFASYAPEGMNPVVYSLGYNAIYVGPTLILCMIVVPLLYNRLKNVFS
- a CDS encoding transposase yields the protein MSYFTTDLYETKREIVNFSNKLSDSLDKPAAKFVMDMMFGLARSQSVLLSDIARALDENIKLNYTIDRLSNHLAQFDDEAMNQMKSNYNDMVIKHLSEDRIILLDNSEIIKKYGRKFEDLCMVRDASSLKDDIYPGYHVCEATALTQDQHHPISLYSHIYSTESEGFRSMNDETIKSIKYVKSLIPERCTFVCDRGYDANVFYDYFIDENHNADDFIIRLKENRTLLFKGKPKKVGEIAKRRKGKIKMNMYFSKEDSEVYVSHTRVELPSQKGRILNLVIVYGLSEEKPMMLLTNREIRNKRDVHKIVRAYMSRWRIEEKFRFKKNQYGFENIRVRTMKSINVLNMILMMHIGHITLLAEKVDKKLLVIKMIERSKSLKGKRYYWCYQISKGIQEILKYAQKGIKEFQNIREKQEYRQLQLKL